A stretch of the Kushneria konosiri genome encodes the following:
- a CDS encoding secondary thiamine-phosphate synthase enzyme YjbQ: MWYRQQITLKPYTRGFHLITSDITGALSRMKEISTGLLHLQMLHTSASLTLNENADPDVRHDMEAFFRDRVPGDLPYFRHTLEGPDDMPAHIKASLMGTELTLAIDNGRLATGTWQGIWLGEHRENGGSRRILATLFGE, encoded by the coding sequence ATGTGGTATCGCCAGCAGATTACCCTCAAGCCGTATACGCGAGGCTTTCATCTGATCACCAGCGACATTACGGGCGCTTTGAGCCGGATGAAGGAGATTTCCACCGGGCTTTTGCATCTACAGATGCTGCACACCTCGGCATCGTTAACGCTTAATGAAAACGCAGACCCGGACGTGCGCCATGACATGGAAGCCTTTTTCCGCGACCGCGTACCGGGCGATCTCCCCTATTTTCGCCATACCCTAGAGGGCCCGGACGACATGCCTGCTCATATCAAGGCCAGTCTGATGGGCACCGAACTGACGCTGGCCATCGACAATGGCCGACTGGCCACCGGTACCTGGCAGGGCATCTGGCTGGGCGAACATCGCGAAAACGGCGGCAGCCGACGCATTCTGGCCACCCTGTTCGGTGAATAA
- a CDS encoding DctP family TRAP transporter solute-binding subunit, whose product MKRFLSGMTPGSTTLATTAAALLLAMSVSSSALAATTLRFAHPTPESDLQHKLAEKFKEEVEAQSNGDLKVQIFPNGQLGNDAQMIDGARSGIIDITLSGLNNFTGMVPQAGAFELPFMFADSAAAYKALDGAPGDEVMSKLPALGLKGLAFPENGFREITNNRGPIREPKDLEGLRMRVNNSITLNNMFELLGANPQQLPVAELYTALETGVVDAQDHPLGIVVSFNFNEVQKYLSITNHAYSALLMVMNQKRFDSLTPEQQQIVEKAAADATAMQREMNTEQTESMITTLEDEGMKVNRDVDTAAFQKAIQPVWKTFIDNNGDEMIKAIQAATEGSGQS is encoded by the coding sequence ATGAAAAGATTCCTGTCTGGTATGACGCCTGGTTCCACAACACTTGCAACGACTGCTGCGGCGCTGCTGCTGGCCATGTCGGTGTCGAGCAGTGCTCTGGCAGCCACAACGCTGCGCTTTGCCCACCCCACACCCGAGAGCGACCTGCAGCACAAGCTGGCCGAGAAGTTCAAGGAGGAGGTCGAGGCCCAGAGCAATGGCGATCTCAAGGTGCAGATCTTTCCCAACGGTCAGCTGGGCAACGATGCCCAGATGATTGACGGGGCTCGTTCCGGCATCATCGATATTACGCTTTCCGGGTTGAACAACTTTACCGGCATGGTGCCACAGGCCGGCGCCTTTGAGCTGCCGTTCATGTTTGCCGACAGCGCCGCTGCCTATAAGGCCCTGGACGGTGCTCCGGGTGATGAGGTGATGAGCAAGCTGCCGGCGCTGGGCCTCAAGGGGCTGGCCTTCCCGGAAAACGGTTTCCGCGAAATCACCAATAACCGTGGACCCATCCGCGAACCGAAGGATCTGGAAGGCCTGCGCATGCGGGTCAACAATTCCATTACGCTCAACAACATGTTCGAGCTTTTAGGCGCCAACCCGCAGCAGCTGCCGGTGGCCGAGCTTTATACGGCGCTGGAAACCGGTGTCGTGGATGCTCAGGACCATCCGCTGGGTATTGTGGTGTCGTTCAATTTCAACGAGGTTCAAAAGTATCTCTCGATCACCAATCACGCCTATTCGGCGCTGTTGATGGTCATGAACCAGAAGCGCTTTGACAGTCTGACGCCGGAGCAGCAGCAGATCGTTGAGAAGGCCGCGGCGGATGCCACTGCCATGCAGCGAGAAATGAATACCGAGCAGACTGAATCGATGATCACAACGCTTGAAGACGAAGGCATGAAGGTCAATCGTGACGTCGACACCGCCGCCTTCCAGAAAGCCATTCAGCCCGTCTGGAAGACCTTTATCGATAACAATGGTGACGAGATGATCAAGGCGATTCAGGCAGCCACTGAAGGCAGCGGCCAGTCCTGA
- a CDS encoding TRAP transporter large permease subunit: MTLALFLGVLIGAILLRLPVAFALLLAAGALMLNLGMFSADILSQSMINGVDNFALLAIPFFMIAGEVMAVGGLSDRIVKLAMTLVGHWRGGLGYVAIITSLLLAGLSGSAVADAAALVSILYPMMRKSGYPAFRSVGLLAAGGIIAPVIPPSLPLIILGVAGNISIAKLFIGGIVPGLLMGLALMVTWRFMMRKSDLETQPRASRAERLKALKESFWALLLPVIIIVGIRFGVFTPTEAAVVAAVYAIVVSTVIYREMSLAKLAQVLKSAGRSTALVMFLVGAAMVASWVITIAQLPQQLAELLGPLVDNPRLLMAAIMVVVLLVGMVMDLAPAILILVPLFMPLVREAGIDPIYFGLMFVINCCIGLITPPVGTVLNVVCGISKTTMSEAVRGVYPFVLVYIALLALFVLIPQIITVPMHWLIG, translated from the coding sequence ATGACGCTGGCACTGTTTCTTGGCGTGCTGATTGGCGCGATTCTGCTGCGCTTGCCGGTGGCCTTTGCGCTGCTGCTGGCAGCCGGAGCATTGATGCTCAATCTGGGCATGTTCAGCGCTGACATCCTGTCGCAGTCGATGATCAACGGCGTGGATAATTTCGCGCTGCTGGCGATTCCCTTTTTCATGATCGCAGGCGAGGTAATGGCGGTTGGCGGGTTGTCCGATCGCATTGTAAAGCTTGCCATGACGCTGGTCGGACACTGGCGGGGCGGGCTGGGCTATGTGGCGATCATCACCTCACTGCTGCTGGCGGGGCTTTCGGGCTCGGCCGTGGCAGATGCGGCGGCACTGGTCAGCATTCTCTATCCCATGATGCGCAAGAGTGGCTATCCGGCGTTTCGCTCGGTAGGGCTTTTGGCGGCCGGTGGCATTATCGCGCCGGTCATTCCGCCCTCGCTGCCGCTGATCATTCTGGGGGTGGCCGGCAATATCTCGATTGCCAAGCTCTTTATCGGCGGCATCGTACCCGGCCTTCTGATGGGGCTGGCGCTGATGGTGACCTGGCGGTTCATGATGCGTAAATCCGATCTTGAAACGCAGCCAAGGGCGAGCCGGGCAGAACGCCTCAAGGCGCTCAAGGAGAGCTTCTGGGCGCTGCTTTTGCCGGTCATCATCATTGTGGGCATCCGCTTTGGGGTCTTTACCCCGACGGAAGCCGCCGTGGTGGCTGCGGTCTACGCCATTGTCGTCTCGACCGTGATCTATCGTGAAATGAGCCTCGCCAAGCTGGCACAGGTATTGAAAAGTGCCGGCCGCTCAACGGCGCTGGTGATGTTTCTGGTCGGCGCGGCGATGGTGGCCTCCTGGGTCATTACCATCGCGCAACTGCCGCAGCAGCTGGCCGAACTGCTGGGGCCGCTGGTCGACAATCCAAGGCTTTTGATGGCGGCCATCATGGTGGTGGTGCTGCTGGTGGGCATGGTGATGGATCTGGCACCTGCGATTCTGATTCTGGTGCCGCTGTTCATGCCGCTGGTACGTGAAGCGGGGATCGATCCGATCTACTTCGGTCTGATGTTTGTCATCAACTGCTGTATCGGCTTGATCACGCCGCCGGTGGGCACCGTGCTCAACGTGGTCTGTGGCATCAGTAAAACGACAATGAGTGAGGCCGTACGCGGCGTCTATCCCTTTGTTCTGGTGTATATCGCACTGCTGGCACTGTTTGTGCTCATACCCCAGATCATTACCGTGCCGATGCACTGGCTGATCGGCTGA
- a CDS encoding TRAP transporter small permease — protein sequence MTILRGVWRSIEWLIVALMTAMMVLVFFNVVLRYGFSSGLRSGVELSRLGFVWVVMLGASLCLKDGEHLAVAEFFDRLPGAVRSVIARVLWIVILGASIMLLMGCWKQTLANWHNISPLTGLPTGLFYLAGVVAGGLMSITSLIGLLRPGPGRAPGEQGGEGHSLAVDEATSSSNGEHRS from the coding sequence ATGACGATACTTCGCGGGGTGTGGCGCAGCATTGAGTGGCTGATTGTGGCCCTGATGACCGCCATGATGGTGCTGGTGTTTTTCAACGTGGTGCTGCGCTACGGCTTCTCCTCCGGGCTGCGCTCCGGTGTTGAGCTTTCAAGGCTTGGTTTTGTCTGGGTGGTCATGCTGGGCGCTTCCCTGTGTTTGAAGGATGGCGAGCATCTGGCGGTGGCAGAGTTCTTTGATCGTTTGCCGGGGGCCGTGCGTTCCGTTATCGCGCGCGTGCTCTGGATCGTGATTCTGGGCGCCTCGATCATGCTGCTGATGGGCTGCTGGAAGCAGACACTGGCCAACTGGCACAACATTTCCCCCCTGACCGGGCTTCCGACCGGACTGTTCTATCTGGCAGGCGTTGTGGCCGGGGGATTGATGAGTATCACCTCGCTGATCGGACTGCTGCGTCCCGGCCCCGGGCGAGCGCCTGGAGAGCAGGGGGGCGAGGGGCATTCGCTGGCGGTCGATGAGGCCACGTCTTCTTCCAACGGGGAGCACCGCTCATGA
- a CDS encoding NAD(P)-dependent oxidoreductase: MRKGDETGSHMRVGMIGLGSMGMPMARNLLAAGVASRVSVFGRSPEKLAPALEAGAERCDTPGAVASQSDVLITVLPDLPQLEALIDGEDGLLAGLAGPLVLVICSTSSPEGVRALARRLDEQSDGQIRVLDAPLSGGTDGAEAGRLSIMVGGEQEDLERVRPVLETMGTPVLLGPLGAGEVAKACNQMVVAATMVALSEATVIAERAGLDVERLLGCLGGGYAGGRFLESRKQRLIDKDYTPSGIARYMIKDLGFARDEAAQQQVTTPQLSTLLALYHDLGERGLGELDLTVTQRYIAELDRLPGSAPASSESK; the protein is encoded by the coding sequence ATGCGAAAGGGTGACGAGACGGGATCACATATGCGGGTGGGCATGATCGGGCTTGGCAGCATGGGCATGCCGATGGCGCGCAATCTGCTGGCGGCCGGCGTGGCCAGCCGGGTCAGTGTGTTTGGCCGCTCGCCGGAGAAGCTGGCGCCCGCACTTGAGGCCGGCGCCGAGCGCTGTGACACCCCGGGCGCGGTCGCTTCGCAAAGCGATGTGCTCATCACGGTGCTGCCGGACCTGCCCCAGCTCGAGGCGCTGATCGACGGTGAGGATGGCCTTCTGGCAGGGCTTGCCGGCCCGCTGGTCCTGGTAATCTGTTCGACCTCATCGCCTGAAGGCGTGCGCGCGCTGGCCAGGCGTCTTGATGAGCAAAGCGATGGGCAGATTCGAGTGCTGGATGCCCCGCTTTCAGGCGGAACGGACGGCGCCGAGGCCGGCCGGCTGTCCATCATGGTGGGCGGTGAGCAGGAAGATCTCGAGCGGGTGCGCCCCGTGCTGGAAACCATGGGGACACCGGTGCTGCTGGGGCCGCTGGGGGCGGGGGAGGTCGCCAAGGCCTGCAATCAGATGGTGGTGGCCGCCACCATGGTGGCGCTGTCCGAGGCCACGGTGATCGCCGAGCGCGCGGGCCTGGATGTTGAAAGGCTGTTGGGCTGTCTGGGCGGCGGCTACGCGGGCGGGCGCTTTCTGGAGTCACGCAAGCAGCGTCTGATCGACAAGGATTACACCCCTTCCGGCATCGCCCGCTACATGATCAAGGATCTGGGGTTTGCGCGTGATGAGGCCGCGCAGCAGCAGGTGACCACGCCTCAGCTGTCAACGCTTCTGGCGCTGTATCACGACCTCGGCGAGCGCGGGCTGGGCGAGCTTGATCTGACCGTGACCCAGCGGTACATCGCCGAACTGGACCGATTGCCCGGTAGCGCCCCGGCCTCATCAGAGAGCAAGTGA
- a CDS encoding IclR family transcriptional regulator: MSAPAVTRALRVLALLEAAGGETLGVSEMARQLGVARSSLFNVCLALEAEGVVQRSDGGYRLGRRLVELGGAYLRTVDPVQAFYQACSDTSLLHDEICQLAVLDGTEVLYLAAHAGRLPLRMTASIGSRFPASITAVGNALLAQLDDDELRARFEDPATRPAWTADSTTDLEALIDKIRVARGRGFALDKGEVFPGIRGLAVAVAPQYSGEQAYAVGASLLEVYCNIDIEQQAVKALSAMAAHIANPMNLGRGGAVVGA; the protein is encoded by the coding sequence ATGAGTGCGCCGGCCGTCACTCGTGCGCTGCGCGTGCTGGCGCTGCTGGAAGCCGCCGGCGGCGAGACGCTCGGCGTAAGCGAAATGGCGCGCCAGCTGGGGGTGGCGCGCTCGTCGCTGTTCAACGTCTGTCTGGCACTGGAGGCCGAGGGCGTGGTCCAGCGCAGTGACGGCGGCTACCGGCTCGGGCGACGGCTGGTCGAGCTGGGCGGTGCCTATCTGCGCACGGTAGATCCGGTTCAGGCGTTCTATCAGGCCTGCAGCGATACCTCTCTTCTTCACGATGAAATCTGTCAGCTGGCGGTGCTCGACGGCACGGAGGTGCTCTACCTTGCTGCGCACGCCGGGCGTCTGCCGCTGCGAATGACGGCCAGCATCGGCAGTCGCTTCCCGGCCTCGATCACTGCCGTGGGCAACGCGCTGCTGGCTCAGCTTGACGATGACGAGCTTCGGGCGCGCTTTGAAGACCCGGCCACCCGTCCGGCCTGGACGGCCGATTCAACGACCGATCTTGAGGCGTTGATTGACAAGATTCGGGTCGCGCGGGGGCGCGGTTTTGCACTGGACAAGGGTGAGGTGTTTCCGGGTATTCGAGGGCTGGCCGTCGCCGTGGCGCCTCAATACAGCGGTGAGCAGGCCTATGCGGTGGGCGCCTCGCTTTTGGAGGTGTATTGCAATATCGACATCGAACAACAGGCCGTCAAGGCGCTGTCTGCCATGGCGGCCCATATCGCCAATCCAATGAATCTGGGCAGGGGCGGCGCCGTCGTTGGTGCCTGA
- a CDS encoding D-2-hydroxyacid dehydrogenase, translating into MTPEKLKVAVATPLSEALCALIESRLPEIELMRDQSLLPPMRHPADFAGDPAFRRTPEEEARFDAMLCEADVLYGIPDVDPQRLAKIVEANPRLRWVHVMAAGGGGQVKAAGLSADALERVMFTTSAGVHGGPLAEYAVFGVLAGAKQLPRIVAEQRDHHWGGRWMMGQISEQQVLVLGLGGIGREVARRLSLLDMHVLGVSRQQRMVPHVDEIIPPSQLREGVRRADAIVIALPGTEATEGLIDAELLAEMKPGVTIVNVGRGTVIDEPALIEALKRQHIGLAVLDVTASEPLDQASPLWDLPNVLLTPHTAALSESEDRLIAEFFADNARRYLNGEALRNRVDTVEFY; encoded by the coding sequence ATGACCCCTGAAAAGCTGAAAGTGGCGGTGGCGACACCGTTGAGCGAGGCGCTGTGCGCACTGATCGAGTCAAGGTTGCCCGAGATCGAGCTGATGCGAGATCAGTCGCTGTTGCCGCCCATGCGTCATCCGGCGGACTTTGCCGGTGATCCGGCATTCAGGCGCACGCCGGAGGAGGAGGCGCGCTTTGATGCGATGCTGTGCGAGGCGGACGTGCTCTACGGCATCCCGGATGTCGATCCGCAGCGTCTGGCAAAAATTGTTGAGGCCAACCCCAGGCTGCGCTGGGTACACGTGATGGCCGCCGGCGGTGGCGGTCAGGTCAAGGCGGCGGGGCTCTCGGCTGATGCACTGGAGCGGGTGATGTTTACCACCTCCGCCGGAGTGCATGGCGGGCCGCTGGCGGAGTATGCGGTATTTGGCGTACTGGCCGGCGCCAAGCAGTTGCCACGCATCGTGGCCGAACAGCGCGATCACCACTGGGGTGGGCGCTGGATGATGGGACAGATCAGCGAACAGCAGGTGCTGGTTCTGGGGCTGGGGGGCATCGGGCGTGAGGTGGCGCGTCGTCTGTCACTGCTGGACATGCATGTGCTGGGCGTCTCTCGCCAGCAGCGCATGGTGCCTCATGTCGATGAAATCATCCCGCCGTCCCAGCTGCGCGAGGGCGTGCGTCGTGCCGATGCCATCGTCATTGCACTGCCGGGTACGGAGGCCACCGAAGGACTGATCGATGCCGAGCTGCTGGCCGAAATGAAGCCCGGCGTCACCATCGTCAACGTAGGCCGGGGCACGGTGATTGATGAGCCCGCCCTGATCGAGGCCCTCAAGCGTCAGCACATCGGCCTGGCGGTACTGGATGTCACGGCCTCGGAGCCGCTGGATCAGGCGTCACCGCTATGGGACCTGCCCAATGTACTGCTGACCCCGCACACCGCGGCGCTCAGCGAGTCGGAAGATCGGCTGATTGCTGAATTCTTCGCCGATAACGCTCGCCGTTACCTCAATGGTGAGGCGCTTAGAAACCGTGTCGACACGGTCGAGTTTTACTGA
- a CDS encoding ketopantoate reductase family protein → MNSLMGDTMQIAIMGAGAVGSYYGALLARAGHAVTLIGRAAHVEAIQSNGLTLETSSGRETLRVTASQEIDALKDAELVLFCVKSTDTETAGALMASVLSDTAVVLSLQNGVDNADRLAEVLDREVVPVVVYAAVAMPGPGHVRHHGGGELALGASTVSASLVRLFQDAGMAATTADDVTGMLWTKLVINCAWNAVSAITRQPYGALMAIDGLREMVMTVTGECRAVAQACGVVLPEDLEHSTLMIAETMAGQRSSMAQDLARKRQGEIEHLNGFIVRKAKVHDIDVPVNHSLLVLVRALEQGHRNVDIACR, encoded by the coding sequence ATGAATTCACTCATGGGAGACACCATGCAGATTGCGATCATGGGCGCCGGTGCCGTTGGCAGCTACTACGGGGCGCTGCTGGCGCGTGCCGGCCATGCGGTCACGCTGATTGGCCGTGCGGCGCACGTTGAGGCGATACAGTCCAACGGACTGACCCTGGAAACGTCGTCGGGCCGCGAGACGCTCAGGGTGACGGCCAGCCAGGAGATAGACGCCCTGAAGGATGCCGAGCTGGTGCTTTTTTGCGTCAAATCCACGGATACCGAAACGGCCGGCGCCTTGATGGCATCGGTACTGTCGGACACTGCCGTGGTGCTGAGCCTGCAAAACGGCGTGGATAACGCCGACCGGCTCGCTGAAGTATTGGACCGGGAGGTGGTTCCGGTGGTGGTGTATGCCGCGGTGGCCATGCCAGGGCCGGGTCATGTGCGCCATCACGGCGGCGGGGAGCTCGCGCTGGGGGCATCGACGGTAAGCGCCTCACTGGTGAGGCTGTTTCAGGACGCCGGCATGGCAGCAACAACGGCCGATGACGTGACCGGCATGCTGTGGACAAAGCTTGTGATCAACTGCGCCTGGAATGCGGTATCGGCCATTACCCGGCAGCCCTACGGGGCATTGATGGCCATTGATGGTCTACGGGAAATGGTCATGACGGTGACTGGCGAGTGTCGGGCCGTGGCGCAGGCCTGTGGGGTCGTTCTGCCGGAGGATCTGGAGCATTCAACGCTCATGATTGCTGAAACCATGGCAGGTCAGCGCTCCTCGATGGCGCAGGATCTTGCCCGCAAACGACAGGGCGAGATCGAGCATCTCAACGGTTTCATCGTGCGAAAGGCAAAAGTCCACGACATTGATGTGCCCGTCAATCACAGCCTGCTGGTGCTGGTCCGTGCCCTTGAGCAGGGCCACCGCAATGTTGATATCGCTTGCCGATGA